A genomic window from Bubalus bubalis isolate 160015118507 breed Murrah chromosome 11, NDDB_SH_1, whole genome shotgun sequence includes:
- the PAK6 gene encoding serine/threonine-protein kinase PAK 6: MFRKKKKKRPEISAPQNFQHRVHTSFDPKEGKFVGLPPQWQNILDTLRRPKPVVDPSRITRVQLQPMKTVVRGSSVPTDGYISGLLNDIQKLSVISSNTLRGRSPTSRRRAQSLGLLGDEQWAADPDMYLQSPQSERSDPHGLYLSCNGGAPAGRRQVPWPELQSPRVLPNGLAAKAQSLGPAEFQGATQRCLQLGTCLQSSPTGTSPPTATGRRGTKTARHGPEEARPQSCLVGSATGRPGGEGSPSPKTQESSLKRRLFRSMFLSAPATAPPSSSKPGPPVQSKPSSSFRPALKGGPSSLVAKAQSLPSDQPVGPFSPLTTSDTSSPQKSLRMAPAAGAPPGRSSPAGSPRTRHAQISTSNLYLPQDPTVAKGALAGEDTGVVTHEQFKAALRMVVDQGDPRLLLDSYVKIGEGSTGIVCLAREKHSGRQVAVKMMDLRKQQRRELLFNEVVIMRDYQHLNVVEMYKSYLVGEELWVLMEFLQGGALTDIVSQVRLNEEQIATVCEAVLQALAYLHAQGVIHRDIKSDSILLTLDGRVKLSDFGFCAQISKDVPKRKSLVGTPYWMAPEVISRSLYATEVDIWSLGIMVIEMVDGEPPYFSDSPVQAMKRLRDSPPPKLKNSHKVSPVLRDFLDRMLVRDPQERATAQELLDHPFLLQTGLPECLVPLIQLYRKQTSTC, encoded by the exons ATGTTccgcaagaaaaagaagaaacgcCCCGAGATCTCGGCCCCACAGAACTTCCAGCACCGCGTGCACACCTCCTTCGACCCCAAAGAAGGCAAGTTCGTGGGCCTCCCCCCACAATGGCAGAACATCCTGGACACGCTGCGGCGACCCAAGCCCGTGGTGGACCCTTCACGCATCACCCGGGTGCAGCTCCAGCCCATGAAG ACGGTGGTGCGGGGCAGCTCGGTGCCTACAGACGGCTACATCTCCGGGCTGCTCAACGACATCCAGAAGTTGTCAGTCATCAGTTCCAACACCCTGCGCGGCCGCAGCCCCACCAGCCGGCGGCGGgcacagtccctggggctgctgggGGATGAGCAGTGGGCTGCTGACCCAGACATGTACCTTCAGAGCCCCCAGTCTGAGCGCAGCGACCCCCACGGACTCTACCTCAGCTGCAACGGGGGCGCACCAGCAGGACGCAGGCAGGTGCCGTGGCCCGAGCTGCAGAGCCCGCGGGTCCTTCCCAATGGACTGGCCGCCAAAGCACAGTCCCTGGGCCCTGCCGAGTTCCAGGGTGCCACACAGCGCTGCCTGCAGCTGGGCACCTGTTTGCAGAGTTCCCCAACTGGGACCTCACCCCCTACGGCCACGGGCAGGCGTGGGACCAAGACTGCCAGGCATGGCCCCGAGGAGGCCCGGCCACAGTCCTGCCTGGTGGGCTCGGCCACGGGCAGGCCTGGCGGGGAGGGCAGCCCCAGCCCTAAGACCCAGGAGAGCAGCCTGAAGCGCAGGCTGTTCCGAAGCATGTTCCTGTCTGCTCCTGCCACGGCCCCTCCAagcagcagcaagccaggcccTCCAGTGCAGAGCAAG CCCAGCTCCTCCTTCAGACCGGCACTGAAAGGCGGCCCCTCCAGCCTGGTGGCCAAGGCCCAGTCCTTGCCCTCAGACCAGCCCGTGGGGCCTTTCAGCCCTCTGACCACCTCGGATACCAGCAGCCCCCAAAAGTCCCTCCGCATGGCCCCAGCCGCCGGCGCTCCTCCAGGCCGGTCTTCCCCGGCGGGGTCGCCCCGCACCCGGCATGCCCAGATCAGCACCAGCAACCTGTACCTGCCCCAAGACCCCACGGTAGCCAAGGGCGCCCTGGCTGGCGAGGACACGGGCGTCGTGACGCATGAGCAGTTCAAGGCTGCACTCAGGATGGTGGTGGACCAGGGTGATCCGCGGCTGCTGCTGGACAGCTACGTGAAGATTGGCGAGGGCTCCACGGGCATCGTCTGCCTGGCCCGGGAGAAGCACTCGGGCCGCCAGGTGGCCGTCAAGATGATGGACCTCAGGAAGCAGCAGCGCAGGGAGCTGCTCTTTAacgag gtgGTGATTATGCGGGACTACCAGCACCTCAACGTGGTGGAGATGTACAAGAGCTACCTGGTGGGCGAGGAGCTGTGGGTGCTTATGGAGTTCCTGCAGGGCGGGGCCCTCACGGACATCGTCTCCCAAGTCAG GCTGAATGAGGAGCAGATCGCCACTGTGTGTGAGGCTGTGCTGCAGGCCCTGGCTTACCTGCACGCCCAGGGTGTCATCCACCGGGACATCAAGAGCGACTCCATCCTGCTGACTCTCGATGGCAGG GTGAAACTCTCGGACTTCGGGTTCTGTGCACAGATCAGCAAAGATGTCCCTAAGAGGAAGTCCCTGGTGGGAACCCCATACTGGATGGCTCCAGAAGTGATCTCCAGGTCTCTGTATGCAACTGAG GTAGATATCTGGTCTCTGGGCATCATGGTGATTGAGATGGTGGATGGAGAACCGCCTTACTTCAGTGACTCCCCGGTGCAAGCCATGAAGAGGCTCCGGGACAGCCCCCCACCCAAGCTGAAGAACTCTCACAAG GTCTCCCCAGTGCTGCGAGACTTCCTGGACCGGATGCTGGTGCGGGACCCCCAGGAGAGAGCCACAGCCCAGGAGCTCCTGGACCACCCCTTCCTGCTACAGACCGGGCTGCCCGAGTGCCTGGTGCCCTTGATCCAGCTCTACCGCAAGCAGACCTCCACCTGCTGA
- the ANKRD63 gene encoding ankyrin repeat domain-containing protein 63, with the protein MLKPKDLCPRAGTRTFLEAMQAGKVHLARFVLDALDRSIIDCRAEQGRTPLMVAVGLPDPALRARFVRLLLEQGAAVNLRDERGRTALSLACERGHLDAVQLLVQFSGDPEAADSAGNSPVMWAAACGHGAVLEFLVRSFRRLGLRLDRTNRAGLTALQLAAARGHGTCVQALTGPWGRAAAAAAARGSNSDSPPGRPVPAPSPERRRPSPRRLPRPLLARFARAAGGHGQGGEAGSGGKGFGRHRAQGCERPELGRSMSLALGAVTEEEAARLRAGALMALPHSPQSSGAGRWRSQEVLEGAPPTLVQAPIGLSPHPEGDPGSGRLGLRRRSTAPDIPSLVGEASGPESGQELEPNALPHSVPGPQPWQGATEAVVLHAQR; encoded by the coding sequence ATGCTTAAGCCCAAGGACCTGTGCCCCCGAGCGGGTACGCGCACCTTCCTGGAGGCCATGCAAGCGGGCAAAGTGCACCTGGCTCGCTTTGTCCTGGATGCGCTGGACCGTAGCATCATCGACTGCCGGGCGGAGCAAGGCCGCACGCCGCTAATGGTGGCCGTGGGCTTACCAGACCCCGCGCTGCGCGCGCGCTTTGTGCGACTACTGCTGGAACAGGGTGCGGCAGTGAACCTGCGGGACGAGCGCGGCCGCACAGCGCTCAGCTTGGCGTGCGAGCGCGGCCACCTGGACGCCGTGCAACTGCTGGTGCAGTTCAGTGGCGACCCCGAGGCGGCCGACTCAGCAGGCAACAGCCCGGTGATGTGGGCGGCCGCGTGCGGCCACGGGGCGGTGCTCGAGTTCCTGGTGCGCTCTTTCCGCCGCCTCGGCCTACGCCTCGACCGCACTAATCGGGCAGGCCTCACGGCCCTACAGCTGGCGGCCGCCCGCGGCCACGGGACCTGTGTGCAGGCCCTCACAGGGCCGTGGGGCCGCGCAGCGGCCGCCGCCGCGGCCCGGGGCTCCAACTCTGACAGCCCCCCTGGCCGTCCAGTCCCCGCGCCCAGCCCGGAGCGCCGACGACCCAGCCCCCGCCGCCTACCGCGGCCTCTCCTGGCGCGCTTTGCCCGAGCGGCGGGCGGTCATGGTCAAGGCGGCGAGGCTGGCTCAGGGGGTAAGGGATTCGGTCGGCACCGGGCACAGGGCTGCGAGCGGCCGGAGCTGGGCCGGAGCATGAGCCTGGCGCTGGGCGCCGTGACCGAGGAGGAGGCGGCGCGACTGCGAGCGGGAGCCCTGATGGCCCTACCGCATTCGCCCCAGTCCTCGGGGGCTGGGCGGTGGCGGTCGCAGGAGGTGCTGGAGGGAGCACCCCCAACCTTAGTGCAAGCCCCCATTGGTCTTAGCCCCCACCCCGAAGGCGATCCCGGCTCTGGCCGCTTGGGTTTGCGCCGACGCTCCACAGCTCCAGACATCCCCAGCCTGGTCGGGGAGGCATCTGGGCCCGAGAGCGGCCAGGAATTAGAGCCCAATGCTCTGCCACATTCGGTGCCCGGGCCTCAGCCTTGGCAGGGGGCCACGGAGGCCGTGGTGCTGCACGCTCAGCGGTAA
- the LOC102389615 gene encoding uncharacterized protein LOC102389615 gives MRLGPCSFTEMRVFRPGATLLVNAFKLLLSARTPLRRGLHTPPSLPRVEQRARGTQGVLSSSQKRSASGKGQSPVVWGWFCAQEGKGDPGARLACPLLFPGWRRVLKQRGGSAEELLTRLPHSRILRRPLRSPRLCSTSVSAAGRWRAGALSGLKRLRLESTLPLPPPRRMSVCGRNDCVCARDSLHFQWPFPARPSGPSPAQRRLTWPSSVQNFDVSPQFALLNFLSLSAPEH, from the exons ATGagagtattccggcctggagccACACTGCTAGTGAATGCCTTCAAGCTG CTTTTGAGCGCTCGGACTCCCCTCCGCCGAGGCCTGCACACCCCTCCCTCGCTGCCCAGGGTGGAGCAGCGGGCCAGAGGGACACAGGGAGTGCTGTCTTCCTCTCAGAAGAGGTCGGCGAGTGGTAAAGGTCAGAGTCCTGTGGTCTGGGGGTGGTTTTGTGCTCAAGAGGGAAAAGGGGACCCTGGGGCGAGGCTTGCATGTCCCTTGCTCTTTCCGGGGTGGCGACGGGTCCTGAAGCAGCGGGGAGGCAGTGCCGAGGAGTTGCTAACGCGGCTGCCGCACTCTCGGATCTTAAGACGCCCGCTCCGGTCGCCGCGTCTCTGCTCCACCAGCGTCTCAGCCGCCGGGAGGTGGCGGGCGGGCGCTTTGTCGGGGTTGAAACGTCTGAGATTGGAGAGCacactccccctcccacccccgcgcCGAATGAGCGTGTGCGGGAGGAACGATTGTGTGTGCGCGCGTGATTCGCTACACTTCCAGTGGCCGTTCCCAGCCAGACCGAGCGGCCCCAGCCCCGCGCAGCGCAG ACTTACCTGGCCCAGCTCTGTGCAAAACTTCGACGTTTCACCACAATTCGCTCTCCTGAACTTCCTCTCATTGTCAGCCCCAGAACATTGA